One Citrus sinensis cultivar Valencia sweet orange chromosome 5, DVS_A1.0, whole genome shotgun sequence genomic window, TGCATATTTTGCTTGTTGACCCCAAAGTCTGTCTCTCTGTTGGTAAGTGGAATTGACTCAAATTCTTCATGAATTTCCATATCTGTTTggcagaaaaagaaaatggtccCAAGACGGTAAACAATGTGCAACTCATTCACGCTGGAAAGATACTAGAGGACAACATGACAATTGCAGAGTCTAGACTCCCAGTTGTTGAACTTCCAGGAACTGCCATCACTATGCATGTTGTTCTGCGTCCTTCTTTACCTGACAAAAAAGGCGGTAATACTCATAACCATCTGATCTAAAACTTCATATAAATGtatcttaatttcaattgtgtGTTTGTACCTCTGTAGGCATCTATCTTTCTCGATCTTGTGAACAAACGGTTCTATAGATTTTGCTTTTAGATGAACTTTAGACCATCTTTCATCGCCAGAATGTTACTGCCAAACCATAGCATTGTATGCTTGTTCGGACACTAGCATCTTCCTTATGATGTGGCAAAACTTGTAACAATTAATTGAGTATTAGCTGCTGTTTCTGTAAGAAAGATGTCATAGTCCCTCATCCAACAAAAGCaggtttttgaattttataaaattttcgtTTGCCGTCTTGCTATCTAGTCCTCTTTCTCATTTGGCCATGCAACTCTTGTTCTTATTGCTTCTTATTTTGGTCTGTATACTGCTACACTTCCCTATGAATTGGATGCTTCAGGtaactattttctttctcatatgaaaaaaatctcAAGCATGGAGAAACTTGGGTGGATCAACAATGTGATTCATTTCCTCTTATTGACAATTGTTTATGGTAGTTCATGGATATGAAAGAATAATGTAAGCAATGAAATAAATTGCAGATTAGTTTAAGAACTAACATCTGATGCATCTTTTTCAGAAAAACTGCTGAGTGATTCTTCCAAGTCCAGGTGTTTGTGCTCAATCTTGTAGCTGCAAGTGACATGATTGTTCAAGCTTTCCGGTTGGTGTTGGAGTTCTTCTATATTCATTTAGATTGTCACCAAGATGCAGTTCTTAAATGTTGTAGTTGAGGAATTCTTCATTTCAAGAGACTTCAGAAACAAGAAGCTTGAAGGTTCTTGCCGAGATGTTATCCTGGCTTAATCTCGTGGTCTGCTCGGTTGAAATACTTAATTGCTTGTGAAAGAAgggaaaggaaaaagaaaggaacTAGTGCTGTTGAATGTTCAAAGAGGATTTTCTCAAGCCATcagaaaattgaattatagATAGAAaaggatttttaaaaaaatgtccaGTTTGATAGCATTTGTGTGCTTGTTAAAAATGATTGTTTTATAGAAGAATCATGATTCACATGCATACTGCAACTGTTTGCACAGTCTTTTGTATCATTGAGGAATGACTGAGTTGCAGTCTTAAACTGCAAGTGCCATATCTCTGTCTCAGAAATTGGGAGTAGGCTTCATTCAAATGGTGGTAAAAGATGTGCAAAGCTCGATACCGAGTTGCCCATGTTGCATCAGTGTGTTAAGAATTTCAGTTAATTCCACATACTAAATATAAagggaaaatggaaaaaagagaCTGTGCTTGAATATATTAAGAATGTCATGTAATTCTACAtactagaaaaatggaaaaaggagACTGCTTGAAGAAAGGCAAGAAGAGGAAGGCAGAGACAACTAT contains:
- the LOC102622832 gene encoding membrane-anchored ubiquitin-fold protein 6 produces the protein MAGEDLIELKFRLADGADIGPSKFSPTTTVASLKEKIISRWPKEKENGPKTVNNVQLIHAGKILEDNMTIAESRLPVVELPGTAITMHVVLRPSLPDKKGEKLLSDSSKSRCLCSIL